One region of Eupeodes corollae chromosome 1, idEupCoro1.1, whole genome shotgun sequence genomic DNA includes:
- the LOC129946390 gene encoding lipase 3-like yields MAQHLVVLAVLLPMILGVMGDPRTSNITTVSVVQKYGYPIETHKVTTNDGYILTMHRIPYSPNPNNTADEPSSEPKPVVFIQHGLLCSSIDWVMLGPKRALALLLADEGFDVWLGNARGNTYSRQHINMDADKDGKYWDFDWHEIGTIDLPTMLDYVREKTGVKKVVYIGHSQGTTAFLVLNSLNPDYNKYFESAHLLSPVAYMSHLTSPFVKYVAPLLGRPTLIGPMDLLGHYEFKPSKTLMNIVAAMMCDKKAHNYKLCSNALFLAAGFDSDTIDPSIIDDVMETGPAAASTKQFLHYMQEYNSGYFREFDYGMARNLIKYRSTKPPNYPIGNIDVPLYLYYSDNDALAAVEDVHQLIRELNCVQKAYRVPEANFDHLGQMYNPRIRDHVYDILKHNIHSNTATGRTI; encoded by the exons ATGGCACAGCACTTAGTAGTATTGGCAGTTCTTTTGCCCATGATTTTGGGAGTAATGGGAGATCCTCGAACAAGTAACATAACAACG GTATCTGTAGTTCAGAAATACGGCTATCCAATTGAAACTCACAAAGTAACAACAAATGACGGGTATATTCTTACCATGCACCGTATTCCTTATTCCCCTAACCCTAATAATACTGCAGACGAACCTTCTTCCGAACCCAAACCAGTTGTCTTCATCCAACACGGTCTGTTGTGTTCCTCCATCGACTGGGTTATGCTTGGACCAAAGCGGGCATTAGCTTTATTGCTCGCTGATGAAGGCTTCGACGTGTGGTTAGGCAATGCTCGTGGAAACACTTATTCCCGTCAGCACATCAATATGGACGCCGATAAGGATGGCAAGTACTGGGACTTTGACTGGCATGAGATTGGGACGATAGATCTACCAACAATGCTTGATTACGTTCGTGAGAAGACAGGCGTTAAAAAGGTCGTTTACATCGGACACTCTCAAGGAACTACCGCTTTCTTGGTTCTTAACTCACTTAATCCCGACTATAACAAATATTTCGAATCAGCTCATTTACTATCGCCAGTGGCTTACATGAGCCATTTGACTTCCCCGTTTGTCAAATATGTTGCTCCACTTTTAGGCCGTCCCACATTAATAGGACCTATGGATCTTTTGGGACATTACGAATTCAAACCAAGCAAGACCCTTATGAATATAGTTGCAGCAATGATGTGTGACAAAAAAGCCCATAACTACAAGCTTTGCTCGAATGCACTGTTCCTGGCTGCTGGATTCGACAGTGACACTATTGATCCC agcATAATTGACGATGTTATGGAAACTGGTCCTGCTGCAGCATCGACCAAACAATTCTTGCATTACATGCAGGAATACAATTCCGGGTATTTCAGAGAGTTTGATTATGGAATGGCCCGCAATTTGATTAAGTACCGATCAACCAAACCTCCAAACTATCCCATTGGCAACATCGATGTTCCTCTTTATTTGTACTACAGTGACAATGATGCCTTAGCTGCAGTTGAAGATGTCCATCAACTAATTAGGGAGCTTAATTGTGTTCAGAAAGCTTATAGAGTTCCAGAAGCTAATTTTGATCATTTGGGTCAGATGTACAATCCTAGGATCAGAGATCATGTTTATGATATATTAAAACACAACATTCATAGCAATACCGCAACTGGgcgcacaatttaa
- the LOC129946466 gene encoding uncharacterized protein LOC129946466 — protein MSLVKKKSNISNVVVTASKLTGPLRVSELEATRTLAIKTAQSEMFSKELKDMQENNKIYKQLQSLNAFIDTIGIMRVGDRLQNSLLPYEAQHPILLNNSHHFTRLVAKDAHKNTLHGGIQQMIAYIRQRFWIGQIRRSVKYQLHHCTTCYRQKAEEMQQLMGNLPAARVRMARPFCHTGVDYAGPIEIKAWKARGSKILRVYFAVFICLTTKAIHLEVVSDLTTQTFLAAFRRFTARRGICKQIYSDCGTNFVGANTELNKMLKDAQHDFKEIAENLANQGTEWHFIPPASPHFG, from the coding sequence ATGAGTCTGgtcaaaaaaaagtcaaacattAGCAATGTGGTAGTGACTGCCTCGAAACTCACCGGACCATTAAGGGTGTCGGAGTTGGAAGCAACTCGAACTCTTGCTATCAAAACAGCTCAGAGCGAGATGTTCTCCAAAGAATTGAAAGATAtgcaagaaaataataaaatatacaaacaattacAATCACTAAATGCATTCATTGATACCATCGGAATTATGAGAGTCGGTGATCGACTTCAAAACTCACTGCTACCTTATGAGGCGCAGCATCCAATTTTGTTGAATAATAGTCACCATTTCACAAGACTTGTGGCAAAAGACGCTCACAAAAATACCTTGCATGGTGGAATCCAACAAATGATAGCGTACATACGTCAACGATTTTGGATTGGCCAAATTCGAAGAAGTGTGAAGTACCAACTACATCATTGCACGACTTGTTATCGGCAAAAGGCTGAAGAGATGCAGCAATTGATGGGAAATTTACCAGCTGCAAGAGTTCGTATGGCCAGACCATTTTGTCACACGGGCGTTGACTACGCAGGACCCATCGAAATCAAAGCCTGGAAGGCACGCGGCAGTAAAATCCTGAGAGTATATTTCGCTGTCTTCATATGCCTGACAACAAAAGCTATACATTTAGAAGTCGTTTCGGACTTGACGacacaaacatttttggcaGCATTTAGAAGATTTACTGCCAGACGAggaatttgcaaacaaatttatagTGATTGTGGTACGAACTTTGTTGGAGCAAATACTGaactaaacaaaatgttaaaagatgCACAACATGATTTTAAGGAAATCGCGGAAAACCTTGCAAATCAAGGTACGGAATGGCATTTTATTCCTCCCGCTTCTCCTCACTTCGGTTGA